The genomic region TGACGGTGAGATGGGGGAAAAGAGCATAGCTTTGGAAGACGTAGCCAATCCCGCGCTTCTGTGCAGGCAGGTTGATCCCCCGCTCCGAGTCAAACAATACCCTACCGCCGAGCTCGACCCGGCCTTCGTCCGGACGTTGTAGCCCGGCCAAGCAGTCTAGCAGCGTGGTCTTCCCCGCTCCCGAAGGACCGAACACCACCAGGATGCCGTCCTCCCACTCAAAATCCACCTCAAGGGTAAAGTCGGGCAGCTTCTTGCGCAACCTGACGCTCAGCAACGTCTCACCCCCTGCGGGCCCGTACGTGCTTGCCGAAGCGCCATTCCGACCAGGCACGACTCGCCCAGGTGGCGGAGAAGCCGAAGACCAGCATGATGACCACCAGCAGGCCAGCGGTCCTCATGTCCCCCGCCTCCGCAGCGGCCCAGATGGCAGTCGGCACGGTCTGCGTCTTCCCCGGTATGTTGCCCGCCACCATCAGGGTGGCCCCGAACTCCCCCAGGGCCCGCGCAAACGAGAGTACCAGTCCCGCCCCCAACCCCGGCCAGGCCAGGGGAAGGGTGACCGTGAAGAAGATCCTTGCCTCCGAAGCCCCCAGGGTGCGGGCGGCTTTCTCCAGCGTCTCGTCCACGGTTTGCAGGCCGGCTCTGGCCGCGCTGTACATGAGCGGAAAGGCCACCACAGCCGAGGCGACCACCCCGGCCCACCACGTGAACAGGATCTCGACGCCGCCCAGCCCGAGCAGCCGCCGCAGCGGACCGTTCTTCCCCAGCAACACCAGGAGCACAAAGCCCGTGACGGTAGGGGGCACGACCAGAGGCAAGGTGAACAGCGCGTCTACCACCCGCTTGCCGGGCCAGCGCAGCTTCACCATGGCCCAGGCGGCCCCGGTCCCCAGAAAAAACACAACGGCCGTGGCCACCACGGCAATGCGCAGGGACAGCAGTACGGGCGGCAGGCAGCCACCCACGGCTTCACTTCCCCTCCTCCGGCACTACGAACCCGTAACGGGAGAAAACGGCCATCGCCTCATGGCTCGCGAGGAAGGACATGAACTGGCGTGCCAGGCGAGCATGGCGCGAGGACTTTACAACGGCCGCAGGATAAACCACGGGACGGTGGCTACCAGGAGGAGCCTGGGCCACCACCTGCAACGCGGGGTCCCGACTGTCGGTCAGGAATACGATCCCGGCGTCCGCATTCCCCGTCTTCACGTAGCTGACGACTTGCAGGACGTCCTTGGCAAATACCAGTTCCCTCTGCACCCTGTCCCACAAACCCAGGTGTTCCAGTACTTCCCTCCCGTACTGCCCGCAAGGAACGGTCTCGGGCGTGCCCATGGCCAGCCGCCGCACAGCCGGGCTAGCCAGGTCCTCCCACCCGCGGATGGGCACGCTTGACCCGGCGGCCCTCACGAGCACTATCCGGTTCGACAGGAGGTCCCGGCGCGTGGCCGGGTCGATGAGCCCGCCGCGCTCCAGGGCGTCCATCTCGCGAGTTCCCGCCGAGACGAACACCTCCACCGGGGCGCCGTGCTCGATCTGGCGCGCCAGGCTGCCCGAACTGCCAAAGTTAAGGTGGACCGTTACCCCCGGGTGCCTGCTCTCGTATAGCCGGGCCACCTCCGTAAGCGCACCCTTCAGACTGGCGGCGGCGGAAACGGTAAGTTCGCCTTGCGTGGCCCTCGCACACCCAACGGCGACGAGGACGGCCGCCAGCAGGACCGGCACCAGGCCCGTCCGAACTGCCTCCCCGGGCGCGCTTTGGGGCCACACGTTGGCCATCGTGATCCTCGCATGAGGATGACGACACCACGTATCTACCGCCCCCTTCTATGCGCCCTTCCCGAACGAGCAAGCCGGGAACGCGCAAACCGTACACCCCCAGCACAGCCCGCCGTGGCCGTAGTGCACCGCATCCTCCCTCCTCAGGCGCTCGCCCGCCAGCAGCCGTGGCAGCACCAAGTCGAAGAACCCCCGCTGTCGGGCAAGGAGGCCGGCCGGGATGCCCACGACGGGCACCTCTCCCGCATAGGCCAGCACGCTCATC from Bacillota bacterium harbors:
- a CDS encoding ATP-binding cassette domain-containing protein, whose protein sequence is MLSVRLRKKLPDFTLEVDFEWEDGILVVFGPSGAGKTTLLDCLAGLQRPDEGRVELGGRVLFDSERGINLPAQKRGIGYVFQSYALFPHLTVKDNVMYGIRRCKCRDNRYRLSVLEVLEALRITHLQNRYPAQLSGGEQQRVALAR
- the modB gene encoding molybdate ABC transporter permease subunit, encoding MGGCLPPVLLSLRIAVVATAVVFFLGTGAAWAMVKLRWPGKRVVDALFTLPLVVPPTVTGFVLLVLLGKNGPLRRLLGLGGVEILFTWWAGVVASAVVAFPLMYSAARAGLQTVDETLEKAARTLGASEARIFFTVTLPLAWPGLGAGLVLSFARALGEFGATLMVAGNIPGKTQTVPTAIWAAAEAGDMRTAGLLVVIMLVFGFSATWASRAWSEWRFGKHVRARRG
- the modA gene encoding molybdate ABC transporter substrate-binding protein, with product MANVWPQSAPGEAVRTGLVPVLLAAVLVAVGCARATQGELTVSAAASLKGALTEVARLYESRHPGVTVHLNFGSSGSLARQIEHGAPVEVFVSAGTREMDALERGGLIDPATRRDLLSNRIVLVRAAGSSVPIRGWEDLASPAVRRLAMGTPETVPCGQYGREVLEHLGLWDRVQRELVFAKDVLQVVSYVKTGNADAGIVFLTDSRDPALQVVAQAPPGSHRPVVYPAAVVKSSRHARLARQFMSFLASHEAMAVFSRYGFVVPEEGK